One genomic window of Stieleria sp. JC731 includes the following:
- a CDS encoding P-II family nitrogen regulator — MKKVEAIVRHFKLEDVKNALTDQGIHGMTVSEVRGFGRQKGHTEIYRGTEYAIDFVPKVKIEVICTDANLQTVVDSILQTAQTGQIGDGKIFVTNLEDSIRIRTGERGEEAL, encoded by the coding sequence GTGAAAAAAGTTGAGGCCATCGTTCGCCACTTCAAATTGGAAGATGTTAAGAACGCATTGACGGATCAGGGCATCCACGGGATGACCGTCAGTGAAGTCCGCGGATTTGGCCGTCAAAAGGGTCATACGGAGATTTACCGTGGGACCGAATATGCGATTGACTTTGTGCCAAAGGTAAAGATCGAAGTCATTTGCACTGACGCCAACCTGCAAACCGTTGTCGATTCGATTTTGCAAACCGCTCAGACGGGGCAAATCGGTGACGGCAAGATTTTTGTAACCAACCTCGAAGATTCGATTCGGATCCGAACCGGGGAACGTGGCGAAGAAGCCCTGTAG
- the glnD gene encoding [protein-PII] uridylyltransferase, whose product MAGPSLSDVVLKGREHLREGRERCRRVHDQGGHGIQVSTLVGDLYDDIVLEVFNQACRDHFGGEIPAGLALVAHGGFGRRDLAPYSDADLMLITRSRNTAAAERIAQTLTRDLVDIGLDVGFALRTTREACALSWDDPVIFTSLTESRFLAGSLKVFTRFFQALRHGAYLRRGKLIRDLIQARREERTKWGVTSYLLTPNIKKSRGGLRDIQMIRWIGFARYGEVDLEKLLRLNTLSREDYRMVRKAYDFLIRLRNELHFRENRAQDTLSRGTQLKIAEAWDYKAAEGVLPVEVFMQQYFEVTRAVRYIAGFFADDNRSRSLTEQVYEWFASRRIDQSIHMGPTHIWVDQQALGEFAQSLPRVLRLMSVANHNNRRIGHYTWQAIRIAMQERTPVPPDSESVGAFLSLLSRGSRLAPLLRRLHELRIIEQLIPEFKRTRGLLQFNAYHKYTVDAHSIRAVEAATDLADDQSAMGRRYRRLKDKTLLHLALLIHDIGKGHAEDHSIVGARIARKVGERFDLDDNSTEILEWLVLKHLAVNNVAFRHDLNDTEIVLSFAKEVGSIRRLELLIVHAVADLAAVGPGVLTDWKMKLIEDLYLRTRRYFETGDVDLDHDALAEEIHQQVESNLASTDPGSTSHQLLSQLPLSMLRREKPEVLAKQIDLVAESLDEGRTSYCFHHYDPIPSASRYVVIHRQGKKRLGIFARVAGAFMSCGISILRAEIVSLDDLVWDEFWVNDPDHPEHPPESRIEEVSKRVTDLLDSPDVPVPPRREKWTMAKSKEPEAVNVLPSKVDFDNETLDRFTILSFFAYDQTGLLYRIASALAELGLVIHFAKIDTHLDQVADVFYVTELDGGKIENDERREEVRGILLGIADRSDA is encoded by the coding sequence ATGGCTGGTCCGTCGCTTTCCGACGTCGTCTTAAAAGGACGCGAGCATTTACGCGAGGGACGCGAACGATGTCGACGCGTTCATGATCAAGGTGGTCATGGCATTCAGGTTTCCACTTTGGTGGGGGATCTGTACGACGATATCGTGCTTGAAGTTTTCAATCAGGCATGCCGTGATCATTTCGGCGGCGAAATTCCGGCCGGTCTAGCGCTGGTGGCCCACGGCGGTTTCGGTCGCCGAGATTTGGCTCCCTATTCAGACGCTGACCTGATGCTGATCACACGCAGTCGCAATACGGCGGCTGCCGAACGCATCGCCCAAACATTGACGCGAGATCTGGTCGACATCGGCTTAGATGTTGGCTTCGCCCTTCGCACCACTCGCGAAGCATGCGCGTTGTCGTGGGATGACCCGGTTATCTTCACATCGCTTACTGAGTCTCGCTTTTTGGCCGGAAGCCTGAAGGTTTTCACAAGGTTCTTCCAGGCGCTGCGCCATGGGGCTTACCTGCGTCGTGGAAAGCTGATCCGAGATCTGATCCAGGCACGACGGGAAGAACGAACCAAGTGGGGCGTGACAAGTTACCTGCTCACACCCAACATCAAGAAATCTCGCGGTGGTCTTCGCGACATTCAGATGATTCGCTGGATCGGCTTTGCACGCTATGGCGAAGTCGATTTGGAAAAACTGCTGAGGCTTAATACGCTCTCACGCGAAGACTATCGGATGGTCCGCAAGGCGTATGACTTTCTTATCCGGCTTCGGAACGAATTGCACTTCCGTGAAAACCGTGCACAAGACACTCTCAGCCGCGGTACACAGCTGAAGATTGCTGAAGCTTGGGACTACAAGGCAGCCGAAGGTGTGCTTCCTGTCGAAGTCTTCATGCAGCAGTACTTCGAGGTGACACGGGCGGTGCGTTACATCGCCGGTTTCTTTGCCGATGATAATCGAAGCCGTTCGCTGACGGAGCAGGTTTACGAATGGTTCGCGTCCCGTCGGATCGACCAGTCGATCCATATGGGGCCCACGCATATTTGGGTTGATCAACAGGCGTTGGGCGAATTCGCACAAAGCTTGCCACGCGTCCTTCGGTTGATGAGCGTGGCCAACCATAACAATCGCCGAATCGGTCACTACACATGGCAGGCGATTCGTATCGCGATGCAGGAGCGGACACCGGTGCCGCCGGATTCCGAATCGGTCGGTGCGTTTTTGTCTTTGCTAAGCCGTGGTAGCCGGTTAGCACCGTTGTTGCGCCGATTGCACGAACTGCGAATCATCGAGCAACTGATTCCTGAGTTCAAACGGACACGCGGACTTCTGCAGTTCAACGCTTATCACAAATACACCGTCGACGCGCACTCGATACGTGCGGTCGAGGCGGCGACAGATTTAGCCGATGACCAGTCTGCAATGGGGCGTCGCTATCGACGCTTGAAAGACAAGACGTTGTTGCACCTGGCGCTGCTCATTCACGACATCGGCAAGGGCCATGCCGAGGATCACTCCATCGTCGGTGCTCGAATCGCAAGGAAAGTCGGGGAGCGTTTTGATCTCGACGATAACAGTACCGAAATCCTGGAATGGCTGGTTCTGAAGCATTTGGCCGTCAACAACGTTGCCTTTCGGCATGATCTCAATGACACCGAAATCGTCTTGTCGTTTGCGAAGGAAGTTGGCTCTATCCGTCGGTTGGAACTGCTAATCGTTCACGCCGTCGCCGATCTGGCGGCAGTCGGGCCCGGTGTTTTGACCGATTGGAAAATGAAGCTGATCGAAGATTTGTATCTTCGGACTCGGCGTTATTTCGAAACCGGCGATGTCGACTTGGATCATGACGCTTTAGCCGAAGAGATTCATCAACAGGTCGAATCGAATTTGGCTTCCACCGATCCGGGGTCGACAAGCCATCAGCTGCTTTCCCAATTGCCGCTTTCGATGTTGCGTCGCGAAAAGCCGGAGGTGCTGGCGAAGCAGATCGATCTAGTCGCCGAGTCGCTCGATGAAGGCAGGACGTCGTATTGTTTTCACCACTACGATCCGATCCCTTCGGCAAGCCGGTATGTCGTCATCCATCGTCAAGGCAAGAAACGTCTGGGGATCTTTGCGCGTGTTGCCGGTGCATTTATGTCCTGTGGCATTAGTATCTTGCGCGCCGAAATCGTTTCACTGGATGATTTGGTTTGGGATGAATTTTGGGTCAACGATCCCGATCATCCTGAGCACCCGCCCGAGTCACGGATTGAAGAAGTTTCTAAGCGAGTGACTGATCTGCTCGATTCGCCCGACGTCCCCGTGCCGCCACGTCGTGAAAAATGGACCATGGCGAAGTCCAAGGAGCCCGAGGCCGTCAACGTTCTGCCAAGCAAAGTTGACTTCGATAACGAAACGTTGGATCGTTTCACCATTTTGTCGTTCTTTGCGTACGACCAAACCGGTTTGCTATACAGAATCGCATCGGCGCTAGCGGAGCTTGGGCTTGTGATTCACTTTGCAAAGATCGATACGCACCTCGACCAAGTCGCTGACGTCTTTTACGTAACAGAGCTAGACGGCGGTAAAATTGAAAATGATGAACGGCGGGAAGAGGTTCGCGGCATTTTGCTTGGGATCGCAGATCGTTCGGATGCGTAG
- a CDS encoding DUF1501 domain-containing protein yields MKFHQTCDGVSRRDALKIGSLSVGGLTLAGYNRLAAAGQVNTGFADRAIFIELPGGPSHMDTFDLKPNAPDTHRGTFKPISTNVPGIQISEHLPKLASCMDKFVILRGVSHTLAAHRLGQEYVNTGSKPIPALEYPSYSSVLSREQPSDRDIPSSVAIPKAGHGAGFLGIRYSPLETKAQPAFGRPFGVRGISLPGDLGVDEVKRRQSLLHKLDRRFRELEKNDQLLEGLDQFGEQAYSMITSERARTAFDISKEPESFAKQFGEDAFGQSCLLALRLVESGVRFATVQLGGWDTHTDNFTKLKDNQLPKLDAGLSGLLTGLQQRGLLERTAVFVTGEFGRTPKINSRSAEGGRDHYPRCMFMLMAGGGVRGGQVIGESDDTASGPRHEGITPDDVAASFYHNLGIDPTIEFNSSTGRPITLVRDGSVVNQLFT; encoded by the coding sequence ATGAAATTTCATCAGACTTGCGATGGTGTCTCGCGACGTGACGCATTGAAAATTGGTTCGTTGTCCGTCGGTGGGCTCACACTCGCTGGCTACAACCGACTGGCTGCCGCCGGCCAAGTGAATACCGGATTCGCTGACCGTGCGATTTTCATCGAACTGCCTGGCGGGCCATCGCATATGGACACATTCGACCTAAAGCCGAATGCTCCAGATACCCATCGTGGTACCTTCAAACCGATCTCTACCAATGTCCCCGGGATCCAAATTTCCGAGCACCTGCCGAAACTGGCAAGCTGTATGGACAAGTTTGTCATCCTTCGCGGAGTCAGTCACACGTTGGCTGCTCACCGCTTGGGACAAGAATACGTCAATACCGGCAGTAAACCGATCCCGGCCCTGGAGTACCCCAGCTATAGCTCCGTCCTCTCGCGAGAACAGCCATCCGATCGCGATATTCCAAGTTCAGTCGCGATTCCAAAGGCAGGCCATGGTGCTGGTTTTCTGGGCATTCGATATTCGCCACTTGAAACCAAAGCACAACCCGCCTTCGGCCGCCCTTTCGGCGTCCGTGGAATATCGCTGCCCGGCGACCTGGGCGTTGACGAAGTCAAACGCCGACAGTCGCTTTTACACAAGCTGGATCGCCGATTCCGCGAATTGGAAAAGAACGATCAACTGCTCGAAGGCTTGGACCAATTTGGCGAACAAGCCTATTCGATGATCACCTCCGAGCGTGCCCGTACCGCATTCGATATCAGCAAAGAACCCGAAAGCTTTGCCAAACAGTTCGGCGAAGACGCTTTCGGTCAAAGCTGCTTGCTGGCTTTGCGTTTGGTCGAATCGGGTGTCCGATTCGCCACCGTCCAACTTGGTGGTTGGGACACACACACCGATAACTTCACCAAACTGAAAGACAACCAGCTTCCGAAACTGGATGCCGGCCTAAGCGGCCTATTGACGGGTCTGCAACAACGGGGATTGCTAGAACGAACGGCTGTCTTCGTGACCGGTGAATTTGGACGAACCCCAAAGATCAATAGCCGCTCTGCTGAAGGCGGTCGCGATCACTATCCACGCTGCATGTTCATGCTGATGGCTGGTGGCGGCGTTCGCGGTGGCCAAGTGATTGGCGAAAGCGACGACACGGCATCGGGACCACGTCACGAAGGCATCACCCCCGATGACGTCGCGGCAAGCTTCTATCACAACCTGGGGATCGATCCGACGATTGAATTCAATAGCTCTACCGGTCGTCCGATCACACTTGTCCGAGACGGCTCGGTGGTCAACCAGCTATTCACCTAG
- a CDS encoding DUF1549 and DUF1553 domain-containing protein — MKSFWHTPHRRRLLGVLALAGMVVTTNAEPIRSDQKVELPPVPAPNIQTRFSKESVSEVPDFQKHVIPLLGKLGCNGRSCHGSFQGRGDFQLSLFGYDFKADHDELMAEDTGRIDVDDIDESLILAKPSDADLHEGGKRFDKDGWQYKVIRQWIAEGATFDPSSVQELKKLEIVPSEIQFQNADQDTRLRAIAHWADGTAEDVTPLCRFSSNDDAIASVDEHGLVQSGESGDTHVVISYDNAVVPVPVVRPIDSRQKLTGSIAQSDFSQTIDQLVQQKLDKLGIVASALCTDEEFVRRASLDITGVLPAADRVEAFLKDSSESKRSDYIDELLQSPAYGAWWATRMSDWTGNSDEQLNNVLPVRNVSSKLWFKWLQKRFDDNMPYDEIVEGIVTASTREKGESYLDYCREMTEICGGNLDKYAERESMPLYWARRNFQKSEDRAIGFAYAFLGVRIECAQCHKHPFDQWSKQDFDDFAQLFTTIRAGNANVVSPASKSERDELTSKIVDGRDLKGGELRRAIQRASQKGEVVPFGELFVTARGLTPQQKKQRELAKKKGRKVPPARIPTGKILGEASEVELSEDPRPALMAWLRDESNPYFAKAIVNRVWSNYFGIGIVDPSDDMNLANPPSNAGLLDHLASEFVAHDFDLKWLHREIANSETYQRSAETNTTNIADRTNFSHHIPRRLPAEVVYDMVMLATGSTKQANQLRDELDQMAIADGKARTRNNSDFALQVFGQSIRETNCDCDRSDSPSLLQAIYLRNDADMHKRLADKDGWVSEVCQDLGIKSNASSADEKMSNKERQDDNMRRAIVDRVKQFKKLPKARQEKMRPTAEKQYERMANRLGPNYEVPSLDELIANPTAWKELQRRQDNEDVASNRSKLSMDQVIQKAYLRTLSRYPDTDETAIATDYINQSDNPATGLEGLLWALVNTKEFIISH, encoded by the coding sequence ATGAAGTCTTTTTGGCATACCCCACATCGGCGCCGTCTGCTCGGCGTACTAGCCCTCGCCGGCATGGTTGTGACCACCAACGCCGAACCGATTCGGTCGGATCAGAAAGTGGAACTTCCGCCTGTTCCCGCACCGAATATCCAAACGCGGTTTTCGAAGGAAAGCGTCAGCGAGGTTCCGGACTTTCAAAAACACGTCATCCCCTTGTTGGGAAAATTGGGCTGCAATGGCCGATCGTGCCACGGTTCATTTCAGGGACGTGGTGACTTTCAGTTGTCCCTATTTGGCTACGATTTCAAGGCCGACCACGACGAATTGATGGCTGAAGACACAGGGCGAATCGATGTCGATGACATCGATGAAAGCTTGATTTTGGCCAAGCCTTCCGATGCCGATCTTCACGAAGGCGGCAAGAGATTCGACAAAGACGGATGGCAGTACAAGGTGATTCGCCAATGGATCGCCGAAGGCGCGACGTTTGACCCTTCGTCTGTGCAAGAGCTGAAGAAGTTAGAAATCGTCCCCTCGGAAATCCAGTTCCAAAATGCTGACCAAGACACTCGTTTGCGAGCCATCGCACACTGGGCCGATGGCACCGCAGAAGACGTCACCCCGCTGTGTCGATTTAGCAGCAACGACGATGCGATCGCGTCGGTCGACGAACATGGCTTGGTTCAAAGCGGTGAATCAGGCGATACGCATGTGGTCATTTCGTATGACAATGCGGTCGTCCCCGTCCCCGTCGTCCGCCCCATCGATTCCCGTCAGAAACTGACAGGGAGCATCGCCCAATCGGATTTCAGTCAAACGATCGACCAACTGGTCCAACAAAAACTAGACAAACTCGGGATCGTTGCCTCTGCACTTTGCACCGACGAAGAATTTGTCCGTCGAGCATCATTGGACATCACTGGAGTCCTTCCAGCAGCTGATCGCGTTGAAGCTTTTCTGAAAGACTCGTCCGAAAGCAAACGATCCGATTACATCGATGAACTGCTCCAGTCACCAGCCTACGGCGCCTGGTGGGCAACTCGGATGAGTGACTGGACTGGCAATAGCGATGAACAGCTAAATAACGTTTTGCCGGTTCGCAACGTCAGCAGTAAACTGTGGTTTAAATGGCTTCAAAAACGATTCGATGACAACATGCCCTACGACGAAATCGTCGAAGGCATCGTCACCGCGAGCACTCGAGAAAAAGGCGAAAGCTATCTCGACTACTGCCGCGAGATGACCGAAATCTGTGGTGGAAACCTCGACAAATATGCCGAACGTGAATCCATGCCACTGTATTGGGCAAGGAGGAACTTTCAAAAATCTGAAGACCGTGCGATCGGTTTTGCGTACGCTTTCCTTGGCGTCCGAATCGAATGTGCCCAGTGTCACAAGCACCCCTTCGATCAATGGTCCAAACAGGACTTTGACGACTTTGCTCAGCTATTCACAACCATTCGCGCGGGCAATGCCAATGTCGTTTCCCCCGCTTCAAAAAGTGAGCGTGACGAACTGACAAGCAAGATTGTTGACGGCCGAGACCTCAAAGGTGGTGAACTGCGACGGGCCATCCAGCGAGCTTCACAAAAAGGTGAGGTGGTTCCCTTTGGCGAACTGTTCGTCACCGCTCGCGGCTTGACGCCACAGCAAAAGAAACAGCGTGAACTGGCTAAGAAAAAGGGCCGCAAGGTTCCTCCGGCACGCATCCCGACGGGAAAGATCCTTGGCGAAGCATCGGAAGTCGAACTTTCCGAAGACCCGCGTCCGGCATTGATGGCTTGGCTCCGTGATGAATCCAATCCTTACTTTGCCAAAGCGATCGTCAATCGCGTTTGGAGCAACTACTTTGGCATCGGAATTGTTGATCCTTCCGATGATATGAACCTTGCCAATCCGCCTAGCAACGCCGGGTTGCTGGACCATCTGGCGTCCGAGTTCGTCGCTCACGATTTCGATTTAAAATGGCTTCATCGCGAGATTGCCAACAGCGAAACCTATCAGCGAAGTGCGGAAACGAATACGACGAATATCGCCGACCGCACCAACTTTTCTCACCACATTCCACGTCGCCTACCTGCCGAAGTGGTTTATGACATGGTGATGTTGGCAACCGGTTCGACGAAGCAAGCCAACCAACTTCGCGACGAACTGGACCAAATGGCTATCGCCGACGGGAAGGCTCGAACGCGAAACAATTCGGACTTCGCGTTGCAAGTCTTCGGTCAATCGATACGCGAAACCAACTGCGACTGCGATCGCAGTGACTCGCCAAGCTTGCTGCAAGCGATCTATCTGCGTAACGACGCTGACATGCATAAACGGCTTGCCGACAAAGACGGTTGGGTGAGCGAAGTCTGCCAGGATCTTGGCATCAAATCGAACGCCTCCAGTGCGGACGAAAAGATGTCCAACAAAGAACGGCAAGACGACAACATGCGACGAGCGATCGTTGATCGAGTTAAACAGTTCAAGAAGCTTCCCAAAGCTCGCCAAGAAAAGATGCGTCCCACTGCGGAAAAGCAGTATGAACGGATGGCGAACCGATTGGGACCGAATTACGAAGTCCCAAGCTTGGACGAACTCATCGCCAACCCAACAGCTTGGAAAGAATTGCAACGCCGACAGGACAACGAAGACGTCGCATCAAACCGTTCCAAGCTGTCGATGGACCAAGTTATCCAGAAGGCTTATCTGCGAACGCTAAGCCGTTACCCCGATACAGATGAAACGGCCATCGCTACGGACTACATCAATCAAAGCGATAACCCCGCAACAGGTTTGGAAGGATTGTTGTGGGCATTGGTGAACACGAAAGAGTTCATCATCAGTCACTGA
- a CDS encoding RNA polymerase sigma factor, whose amino-acid sequence MSKNKPGRGRQPPHEATTEGSQPSESDSQAWKDAFSQAENGLRRFLSSKLPQPADVDDCLQAISIAMLNNGTPIPDAARKAWLFRVAANEAALWWRKKARTDRMIDSAAVAESSPGYATESPPSQQIEDNEAREKIHQAIERLPSNQRDVVRLRIRDGKSFREIADHLEIPLGTALTRMRLAMDQLRIDLHDFHSDT is encoded by the coding sequence ATGAGCAAAAACAAGCCCGGACGCGGCAGGCAGCCCCCCCACGAGGCAACTACAGAGGGCAGCCAACCGTCGGAGTCGGATTCCCAGGCGTGGAAGGATGCATTTTCGCAGGCTGAAAACGGTCTGCGGAGATTCCTGTCGTCAAAGTTGCCCCAACCGGCAGATGTTGACGATTGCCTTCAAGCGATTTCGATCGCCATGCTGAATAACGGCACTCCGATTCCGGATGCGGCCCGCAAGGCTTGGTTGTTTCGAGTTGCAGCCAACGAAGCCGCCTTATGGTGGCGAAAGAAAGCTCGGACCGACCGGATGATCGATTCTGCCGCTGTTGCCGAATCCAGCCCCGGTTACGCAACCGAATCACCACCCTCACAACAAATTGAAGACAACGAGGCCAGAGAGAAAATCCATCAAGCGATTGAGCGACTTCCAAGCAATCAGCGAGACGTCGTCAGATTAAGAATTCGAGACGGGAAATCGTTTCGCGAAATCGCCGACCACTTGGAAATACCGCTCGGGACAGCGCTGACAAGAATGCGACTGGCGATGGATCAGCTCCGAATTGACCTCCACGATTTTCATTCAGATACCTAA
- a CDS encoding ROK family protein: MDEIWVGFDLGGTKMLAIAYDSDWNVLGRRRRKTKGREGSDSGIARIGSTVERLIEENDLQDKKICGIGIGCPGPIDLKKGRILTTPNLGWDDVDVGNYLSKKFNCPVVVLNDVDAGLYGEYQFGAAKGSRCAVGIFPGTGIGGACVYEGRILQGDGISCMEIGHTRISSSTRSSGYELPGTLEAEASRLSIAAEASKAAYRGDAPSLADAVGTDLADIRSGALADAISNGDKVIRRLVEEACESIGIAVVNTIHLLCPDTIVLGGGLVEAMEDLMVGTVAKTARKHVMSPYRDRFKVVPAKLGDDAGVKGAAAWARHELEP, translated from the coding sequence GTGGACGAAATCTGGGTGGGGTTTGACCTCGGGGGCACCAAAATGTTGGCAATCGCCTACGACAGCGATTGGAACGTCCTCGGCCGCCGCCGCCGAAAAACGAAAGGTCGCGAAGGCAGCGATAGCGGAATCGCTCGTATCGGGTCAACGGTTGAACGGTTGATCGAGGAAAATGATCTCCAGGATAAAAAGATTTGTGGGATCGGGATTGGCTGTCCCGGGCCGATCGATCTGAAGAAAGGACGCATCCTGACAACGCCGAACTTGGGCTGGGATGACGTTGATGTCGGGAACTATCTCAGTAAAAAATTCAATTGTCCCGTCGTTGTCCTCAATGACGTCGATGCCGGTTTGTATGGAGAATACCAGTTCGGCGCGGCCAAGGGGTCTCGCTGTGCGGTCGGGATCTTTCCTGGCACGGGAATCGGCGGTGCCTGCGTTTACGAAGGACGCATCTTGCAAGGCGATGGCATCAGCTGCATGGAGATCGGCCACACGCGGATCAGTAGCAGCACCCGTAGCAGTGGTTATGAATTGCCAGGAACATTGGAGGCCGAGGCGAGTCGGCTTTCTATCGCCGCCGAAGCGTCCAAAGCGGCCTATCGAGGCGACGCGCCGTCACTTGCCGATGCAGTCGGCACCGACCTGGCAGACATTCGCAGTGGTGCACTTGCCGATGCGATTAGCAACGGTGACAAAGTGATCCGGCGATTGGTTGAAGAGGCGTGCGAATCGATCGGGATCGCTGTGGTCAACACCATCCACTTGCTCTGTCCCGATACCATCGTGCTCGGCGGCGGATTGGTTGAAGCGATGGAAGACCTGATGGTCGGCACTGTCGCCAAGACTGCTCGCAAGCACGTCATGAGTCCGTACCGAGATCGCTTTAAAGTTGTCCCGGCAAAGCTGGGAGATGACGCAGGCGTCAAAGGCGCGGCTGCTTGGGCGCGACACGAGCTTGAGCCGTAG
- the xylA gene encoding xylose isomerase: protein MTAFPDIPKIEYEGPSSDNPLAFRWYNPEEVVEGKTMKDHFRFSIVYWHTFRGTGSDPFGPGTAVRPWDDGSESVENAQNRARVAFELFEKLQAPYYAFHDRDVAPEGDSLRQSNENLDAVADVLLEEQQRSGVKLLWGTANMFSNPRFMHGAATTCNADVYAYAAAQVKKAMEVTKRLGGENYVFWGGREGYQNLYNTDMKRELDHLAKFFHMAVDYAKEIGFDGQFLIEPKPKEPTKHQYDSDAAACLNFLRAYDLKDHFKLNLETNHATLAGHTMMHEIDYSGSQGALGSIDANTGDMLLGWDTDQFATDYYLTTQMMYYILKHGGLGSGGVNFDAKVRRESFEPIDLFHAHIGSMDAYAKGLKIAAAIRADNGLDGFIKERYSSFDSGIGAKIESGEVGFAELEAYMLEKGEVDANVSGRQELLENVVNRYIDRV from the coding sequence ATGACTGCTTTCCCAGACATTCCCAAGATCGAGTACGAAGGCCCTAGCAGCGACAACCCGCTCGCGTTCCGATGGTACAACCCGGAAGAGGTTGTCGAAGGCAAAACGATGAAAGACCACTTCCGGTTTTCAATCGTTTACTGGCACACATTCCGCGGAACCGGCAGTGACCCGTTTGGCCCCGGAACCGCTGTTCGCCCTTGGGACGACGGCAGTGAATCTGTCGAGAATGCTCAAAACCGCGCTCGCGTCGCATTCGAACTGTTCGAAAAACTGCAAGCGCCGTACTACGCGTTCCACGACCGTGACGTCGCCCCCGAAGGCGATTCGCTTCGCCAAAGCAACGAAAACCTGGATGCGGTCGCCGACGTACTGCTGGAAGAACAACAACGCAGCGGCGTAAAACTGCTTTGGGGTACCGCAAACATGTTCTCCAATCCGCGTTTCATGCACGGTGCGGCGACGACATGCAACGCAGACGTTTACGCGTATGCTGCCGCACAAGTCAAAAAGGCGATGGAAGTCACCAAACGACTCGGCGGTGAAAACTACGTGTTCTGGGGTGGTCGCGAAGGCTATCAGAACCTCTACAACACCGACATGAAACGGGAACTGGACCACTTGGCCAAGTTCTTTCACATGGCAGTCGACTACGCGAAAGAGATCGGCTTCGACGGACAATTCCTGATCGAGCCTAAGCCGAAAGAGCCAACCAAGCACCAGTACGATAGCGACGCCGCCGCATGCTTGAACTTCTTGCGTGCCTATGACCTGAAGGATCACTTCAAGCTGAACTTGGAAACCAACCATGCGACGCTTGCCGGCCACACCATGATGCACGAGATCGATTACTCGGGATCACAAGGTGCCTTGGGCAGCATCGACGCCAACACCGGCGACATGTTGCTCGGCTGGGATACCGACCAATTCGCGACCGACTATTACCTGACCACGCAGATGATGTACTACATCCTCAAGCACGGTGGTTTGGGAAGCGGCGGCGTGAATTTCGATGCCAAGGTTCGACGTGAATCGTTTGAGCCAATCGACTTGTTCCACGCCCACATTGGATCGATGGACGCCTACGCAAAAGGCCTGAAAATCGCTGCAGCGATTCGCGCCGACAACGGACTCGATGGATTCATCAAAGAACGCTACAGCAGCTTCGACAGCGGTATCGGTGCGAAGATCGAATCCGGCGAAGTTGGCTTTGCCGAACTGGAAGCCTACATGCTCGAGAAAGGCGAAGTCGACGCAAACGTCAGCGGACGCCAAGAGCTATTGGAAAACGTCGTCAATCGATACATCGACCGCGTCTAA